From Pseudoalteromonas viridis, the proteins below share one genomic window:
- a CDS encoding non-ribosomal peptide synthetase: protein MNNKNKPTEDKGMMLTSAQLDIYLDQKRYPSSPNYNIGGVIKITEAVCVPSFQQAMAQLVAENDVFHIYVDETSGEPQQCFAQTPCKFEFLDFSALVDAPAQAQQFVQQQLLKPFNLSAAGLYRTFLLKLADQEYWYVPVAHHLITDGFGYSNWFDTLFRYYLANTTDNGEGGTIALTQFADVVEYMNAQVDISAHTTQFWQQKFSRQLPDRVFVPKQLHKAHQHDSFLSQHAIAQSDYAGLSALAKSMGVRVHHLFMSAIACYLNLQYQASDIVLALPFHNRDKVTARAIGGIVSVLPMRFSLDQQWSMTELAAEIRTQMRDVSKFKKYPVSKIVEHARQLKPDLERLFDVQFNYQKLDYKYADGRIDAESEFIPPGVETTPLVFNLCEYGDHQDVILQVEANRGFFDEADIARLFERLFAIMDAMRHNPQQRIAAFNFFNEQDYRAYQTLNQVAESSEVTSLVQRFNQQVAQRPDSIALAVGESQLTYRALSAKAAQVVTVLQSKGIRRGDRLGLCLDRSEEMVATLLACLSLGVTYIPLDPAYPPERLVFMLADSQAKMLITDTRIAQQVPLEAEQTLLIDTLLASAQGAALTPLEVQTGRETLGAYILYTSGSTGRPKGALIAQHSLDNLIGGTVQRLGLDETCHCLATTTIGFDISTVEIYGPLSVGGQVTLVGHEIGKDALKLAPFADARDYNLFQCTPTMWQALIEAGWQGDQRATVLTVGEPLYPALAEQLLSRVQRVINGYGPTEATVFSLVDEVRRDTDGTPSCRLARSLPNYRHFVVDSRDQLAPIGVSGELCIAGDGLALEYIGRADVTEAQFVHLPAVASERLYRTGDLVTLNSAGEIEYLGRIDHQVKIRGYRIELGEIEEKLAQLDGVRLAVVAALGERGSDVKLAAYVIMEPGRRFEVEAARTELAAQLPNFMLPHFYTEMDAFPLTSSGKVDRKALPEPCHRNVEFVAPKTDTEQQLSAIWQSLFERESLSVTHNFFELGGHSLLAMKMFGQIRQSMQVDLPLASIFEQPTIRQLAEKIDTIGTGAQHIGVRPLAKSELESGHPLSRSQLSMWLIDKLSYGTAQYNMPGVFSITGVLQVSALQTALAQLVSRHEVLRTVLIDDDLTAKQYVLEDYRFDVPVIDVSGKQDVMACVEHFVEAEANMPFQLDVGLKIRAKIVKTAAEHHFLLLTLHHIAADGWSINILTEELEALYRSVLRNEAAELPSLDIQYKDYAHWQHQNIQDGLLDAQLAHWESFLADHPQVHSLPLDFPRPAQPSFEGRSYKLTIDSALRTQLQAFCQRKDMTPFMVLQLVYALLVAEQSGETDILIGTPVAGRNHPDIEGLIGCFTNSLVLRNQVDLSRSLDDLLTESRQAVMSAFDNQDVPFELLVERLNPPRNPSYNPIFQLWFVYHSQQFNPMKLDGVQVELVEPHNPSVKFDLSLSVYEQAHSLTLDWEYRPELFKADTIAQYAVRFKGILQWLLSGADIAQPPASDSVADVELPVVEQGVFAARVAANGAAFPQATVVVEAGQALSQQAIFAKVRRVSAYLDAHGVKPGSTLGVCLDHSLALLVTQMACLFGGITFVGLDPDSDKHTTEEAIARFHLDYVMTQRHLGSFLAETSVQVLDTTEALAFKAPPGASEHAPAQPAQTVCILNPGADNEVALTQQDLLMLSDKLAAELEAQPGWVNKFIWNAAVSFDCSLMGLCLMSQGFELHVVDTKTRYSITQLNEYLTSQRVNLIELTPGYLNLMHSQTGLAFSHRTDLLINGTEVNAHLTDILAQYQATSNAKVIAVNTLFEEFRLVKLNQPSAMTRRAGYARLTQTWGAQLRGRIMDVLHDIYASLLKKDRVNVDTGFYELGGNPLQVKGLCSSCEQHFKAGLSVSALANGPSVSQLADLISTIFINQSVAGTAIQATTSAQTLRK, encoded by the coding sequence ATGAATAACAAGAATAAACCCACAGAGGATAAAGGGATGATGCTGACATCTGCACAACTCGATATTTATCTGGATCAAAAGCGCTACCCAAGTTCTCCAAACTACAACATTGGTGGTGTGATCAAAATCACAGAAGCCGTGTGTGTGCCCTCGTTTCAACAGGCGATGGCACAGCTGGTGGCGGAAAATGATGTGTTTCACATATACGTCGATGAAACCTCGGGTGAGCCACAGCAGTGTTTTGCACAAACGCCGTGTAAATTTGAATTTTTGGACTTCAGTGCGCTTGTCGACGCACCAGCGCAAGCACAGCAATTTGTTCAGCAGCAGCTGTTAAAGCCATTTAATTTGTCTGCGGCGGGCCTGTATCGCACATTCTTGCTGAAGCTGGCCGATCAGGAATACTGGTATGTGCCTGTTGCGCATCACCTGATCACCGATGGCTTTGGTTACAGTAACTGGTTCGATACGTTATTTCGCTACTACCTGGCCAATACAACGGACAATGGTGAAGGCGGCACGATTGCGCTGACCCAGTTTGCAGATGTCGTCGAGTACATGAATGCGCAAGTGGATATCAGTGCACACACCACGCAGTTTTGGCAGCAGAAGTTTAGCCGTCAACTGCCAGACAGAGTATTCGTGCCCAAGCAGCTGCACAAGGCACATCAGCATGACAGCTTTTTAAGTCAGCATGCCATTGCGCAATCTGACTATGCCGGGTTATCTGCGCTGGCAAAGAGTATGGGGGTGCGTGTGCATCACCTGTTTATGTCTGCGATTGCCTGCTATTTGAATTTACAGTATCAGGCATCCGATATTGTGCTGGCTTTGCCATTTCATAACCGCGACAAGGTAACGGCGCGTGCTATTGGCGGCATCGTCTCTGTTTTACCGATGCGCTTTAGTCTGGATCAGCAATGGAGCATGACAGAGCTGGCTGCAGAGATCCGCACACAAATGCGCGATGTCTCTAAGTTCAAAAAGTATCCGGTGAGCAAAATTGTTGAGCATGCGCGTCAGTTAAAGCCCGACCTGGAGCGTTTGTTTGATGTGCAGTTCAACTATCAAAAACTGGATTATAAGTACGCAGACGGGCGCATTGATGCCGAGTCTGAGTTTATTCCACCCGGCGTGGAAACGACACCACTGGTGTTTAATTTATGTGAGTATGGCGACCATCAGGATGTCATTTTACAAGTGGAGGCAAACCGGGGGTTCTTTGATGAAGCTGACATTGCCCGCTTGTTTGAGCGCCTGTTCGCCATTATGGATGCGATGCGCCATAACCCGCAGCAGCGGATCGCCGCTTTTAACTTCTTCAATGAACAGGACTATCGTGCCTATCAGACGCTCAACCAGGTGGCAGAATCGAGCGAGGTAACGAGCCTTGTCCAGCGCTTTAATCAGCAAGTGGCACAGCGCCCGGACAGTATCGCCCTGGCCGTGGGTGAGTCACAACTAACGTATCGAGCGTTAAGCGCGAAAGCTGCGCAGGTCGTGACGGTACTCCAGTCAAAGGGGATTCGGCGTGGCGATCGACTGGGCTTATGCCTCGACCGCAGTGAAGAGATGGTCGCCACCTTACTGGCCTGTTTGTCGCTGGGCGTGACCTACATCCCGCTCGACCCGGCTTATCCGCCAGAGCGACTGGTCTTTATGCTGGCGGACAGTCAGGCCAAGATGCTGATCACGGATACCCGAATAGCACAACAAGTGCCGCTGGAAGCCGAACAGACACTACTAATCGATACTTTGCTTGCCAGCGCTCAGGGAGCCGCTTTGACACCGCTTGAGGTACAAACCGGACGTGAGACGCTGGGGGCCTACATCCTTTATACCTCAGGTTCGACGGGGCGTCCAAAGGGGGCTCTGATTGCGCAGCATAGCCTGGATAACCTGATCGGAGGTACAGTGCAGCGCCTGGGCCTGGATGAAACATGCCATTGCCTGGCGACAACCACCATCGGCTTTGATATTTCGACAGTGGAAATCTATGGCCCGCTGTCTGTGGGTGGCCAGGTCACGCTGGTCGGTCATGAGATAGGTAAAGACGCCCTTAAGTTGGCGCCGTTTGCCGATGCTCGAGATTACAACCTGTTTCAGTGCACACCGACGATGTGGCAGGCACTGATAGAGGCAGGTTGGCAGGGTGATCAGCGTGCCACGGTATTGACGGTTGGGGAACCTTTATATCCGGCGCTGGCTGAGCAGCTGCTGAGCAGAGTGCAACGTGTGATCAATGGCTATGGTCCAACAGAGGCCACGGTGTTCTCACTGGTCGACGAGGTGCGCCGGGATACCGATGGCACCCCGAGCTGTCGTTTAGCGCGCTCGTTACCAAACTATCGTCATTTTGTGGTCGACAGCCGGGATCAGCTTGCGCCCATCGGCGTCAGTGGCGAGCTATGTATCGCCGGGGATGGCCTGGCGCTGGAATACATTGGCAGAGCTGACGTCACCGAAGCCCAGTTCGTGCATTTGCCCGCCGTGGCCAGTGAACGCCTGTATCGCACCGGCGACCTGGTCACCCTCAATAGCGCAGGGGAAATTGAGTATCTGGGACGCATCGATCACCAGGTTAAGATCCGTGGTTATCGCATTGAACTGGGAGAGATTGAAGAAAAACTGGCACAGCTCGATGGGGTCCGACTGGCGGTGGTCGCAGCGCTTGGTGAGCGGGGCAGTGATGTTAAGCTCGCAGCATACGTAATCATGGAGCCCGGGCGCCGCTTTGAGGTGGAGGCCGCGCGCACTGAGCTGGCGGCCCAGCTGCCTAATTTTATGCTGCCCCATTTCTATACCGAAATGGATGCCTTTCCTTTGACCTCCAGTGGCAAAGTCGACCGCAAGGCATTGCCTGAACCCTGCCATAGGAATGTCGAGTTTGTCGCTCCAAAGACCGACACCGAGCAGCAACTGAGTGCTATCTGGCAGTCTCTGTTTGAACGTGAGTCGCTGAGTGTCACCCATAACTTTTTCGAACTCGGCGGTCACTCACTGCTGGCAATGAAAATGTTTGGTCAGATACGCCAAAGCATGCAGGTGGATTTACCGCTGGCCAGTATTTTTGAACAGCCAACCATTCGCCAGCTGGCCGAAAAAATTGACACCATAGGCACCGGTGCCCAGCACATTGGTGTCAGGCCACTTGCTAAGTCTGAGCTTGAAAGTGGTCATCCATTATCACGTTCTCAGCTGTCTATGTGGTTGATCGATAAGCTCAGTTATGGGACTGCGCAGTACAACATGCCGGGGGTGTTCTCCATTACCGGGGTGCTGCAAGTCAGCGCGTTGCAAACGGCATTGGCCCAGTTAGTCAGCCGTCATGAGGTGTTGCGCACGGTGTTGATTGATGATGACCTGACGGCCAAACAATATGTGCTTGAAGACTATCGCTTTGACGTACCTGTGATTGATGTGTCGGGTAAGCAAGACGTGATGGCCTGTGTTGAGCACTTTGTTGAAGCCGAAGCGAATATGCCGTTTCAGCTCGATGTTGGCCTGAAAATACGTGCCAAGATAGTGAAAACCGCAGCGGAACACCATTTCCTGTTGCTGACGTTACACCATATTGCGGCGGATGGCTGGTCAATCAATATCCTGACCGAAGAGCTGGAGGCGCTGTACCGCAGTGTGCTGCGAAATGAAGCGGCAGAGCTGCCGAGTTTGGATATTCAGTATAAAGACTATGCCCACTGGCAGCATCAGAACATTCAGGACGGGCTGCTTGATGCACAACTGGCACATTGGGAGTCATTCCTTGCGGATCATCCTCAGGTACATAGCTTGCCATTGGACTTTCCGCGCCCGGCCCAGCCCTCTTTCGAAGGACGCAGCTATAAACTTACTATCGACAGCGCACTGCGCACGCAGTTACAGGCCTTTTGTCAGCGCAAAGACATGACCCCCTTTATGGTCTTACAGCTGGTTTATGCCCTGCTGGTTGCGGAGCAAAGTGGCGAGACGGATATTTTGATAGGGACGCCGGTGGCGGGCAGAAATCACCCTGATATTGAGGGCTTGATAGGCTGTTTCACCAACTCCCTGGTATTGCGTAATCAGGTGGATCTGAGCCGTTCGCTCGACGACCTGCTGACAGAATCCAGACAGGCCGTAATGTCTGCCTTTGATAATCAGGATGTGCCGTTTGAGTTGCTGGTTGAGCGCCTCAATCCACCGCGAAATCCAAGTTATAACCCCATCTTTCAGTTGTGGTTTGTCTATCACAGTCAGCAATTTAACCCCATGAAACTGGATGGTGTGCAGGTGGAACTGGTGGAGCCACACAACCCGAGCGTGAAATTTGATCTGTCGCTGTCTGTGTATGAGCAGGCGCATAGTCTGACCCTGGACTGGGAGTATCGTCCTGAGTTGTTTAAAGCCGATACCATTGCGCAATATGCCGTGCGCTTTAAGGGCATTTTACAGTGGTTGCTCAGTGGCGCCGATATCGCACAGCCACCTGCCAGCGACAGCGTAGCTGATGTTGAATTACCTGTGGTCGAGCAAGGTGTGTTCGCCGCACGGGTAGCGGCCAATGGGGCTGCCTTCCCGCAGGCCACTGTGGTGGTTGAGGCAGGACAAGCCCTTTCACAACAGGCGATATTTGCCAAAGTCAGACGCGTGAGCGCTTATCTGGATGCACATGGCGTCAAGCCTGGGAGCACTCTGGGGGTATGTCTGGACCATAGCCTGGCACTGTTAGTGACGCAAATGGCCTGCCTGTTTGGTGGCATCACCTTTGTTGGACTGGACCCGGATAGCGATAAACACACCACCGAAGAGGCGATAGCGCGTTTTCATCTCGACTATGTCATGACACAGCGGCATCTGGGCTCCTTCTTGGCGGAGACCTCAGTGCAGGTCCTGGACACCACGGAAGCGCTGGCCTTCAAAGCGCCGCCAGGTGCCAGCGAGCATGCGCCCGCTCAGCCTGCTCAGACCGTGTGTATTTTGAACCCCGGCGCAGATAATGAGGTGGCGCTGACACAACAGGACCTACTGATGCTGTCCGACAAGCTGGCCGCTGAACTTGAAGCGCAGCCGGGCTGGGTTAACAAGTTTATCTGGAATGCGGCGGTGTCATTCGATTGCTCCCTGATGGGACTGTGTCTGATGAGCCAGGGGTTTGAGCTGCACGTCGTCGATACCAAAACACGCTACTCAATTACACAACTGAATGAATACCTGACGTCACAGCGGGTCAACCTCATTGAGCTGACGCCAGGGTATTTAAATCTTATGCACAGTCAAACCGGACTCGCGTTTAGTCACAGGACAGATCTCCTCATTAATGGCACAGAGGTAAACGCGCATTTGACTGACATTTTGGCCCAATATCAAGCGACATCCAATGCAAAGGTGATAGCAGTAAACACACTGTTTGAGGAGTTCCGCTTGGTCAAGCTAAATCAGCCGTCGGCAATGACAAGGCGTGCAGGCTATGCGCGTTTAACCCAGACATGGGGGGCGCAACTGCGTGGTCGCATTATGGATGTTTTGCACGATATCTATGCAAGCTTACTGAAAAAAGACCGCGTCAATGTCGACACTGGTTTCTATGAATTAGGGGGTAATCCATTACAGGTAAAGGGTTTATGTTCATCTTGTGAGCAACATTTTAAGGCCGGGCTGAGTGTGTCTGCACTCGCCAATGGACCGTCGGTCAGCCAACTGGCCGATCTGATCTCAACCATTTTTATAAATCAAAGTGTAGCCGGCACAGCCATTCAAGCTACTACTTCAGCGCAAACTTTAAGGAAATAA
- a CDS encoding penicillin acylase family protein, with product MSTKRKHSTLKKALLLSGLSTMVVASSTSYWLWARLNSALPLLNGEITIPHVEHEVVIDRDRNGLPSIVAQTRTDAARAMGFLHAQERFFQMDFLRRKASGELSALFGESFIQADKEARLHQFKRSAQQAYNRLDAAHKTLLDAYVEGVNAGLDKLSSVPFEYTVLKATPSPWQAEDSFLVSFAMFMEMQGRDYHNALYLNKLQQTLPQALVDFLVPLGTSWDQPLDAQHIASAPMPDAQVYSLAQSAQGEQPGLALQAHQQSLYALTLTDTPSVAGSNNWAVSGENTRSGKALVANDMHLNLTIPNIWYRIEYSWHEAAHTYKLTGISLPGLPMLIAGSNQHIAWGFTNSMGDWSDLLRIPAKQSQALVTQVTHQIAVKDAAPIEYVVDMTPYGPVVEREDNGDLLVLRWVAHSPEAVNLGLLAVEQASNVAASLPLFNNAHMTHLNVVVGDEQGNIGWTMLGALPNRTHSVWAPVAYDNEQYQWSGFLDSADYPKRVNPESGFLFTANARVVSGDELDLIGRENYALGARAHQIHDGLKVMHKPSEAQMLRTQLDSRAIFLQRWQYLLLSILDEAFMEKHPELAEYREIVNNWNGKALKGSTGYLLVRAFRTQVARRVFAGILQDVHEQYPESSVFDYFSLTSQWEGPLWKLVNEQPEHLLNTQFDSWQALYADALTFLNSHFKNTHGAVAHAKWGDYNKVAISNPVAGRLPLIGTFFNVPEYGADGDINMPLVQEQGFGASMRMGVTPGEEHKGFFHMPVGQASNPMSPYWLAGHQDWQEGVFSSFLPQETEYSLKLLPAERKE from the coding sequence ATGAGCACAAAGAGAAAACATAGCACATTAAAAAAGGCACTATTACTTAGTGGCTTATCAACAATGGTCGTTGCCAGCAGTACAAGTTATTGGTTGTGGGCACGGCTGAACTCTGCGTTGCCTTTATTAAATGGTGAGATCACTATCCCACATGTTGAACATGAGGTGGTGATCGACAGAGACCGCAATGGCCTACCTTCAATTGTTGCCCAGACGAGAACAGATGCGGCCAGAGCTATGGGGTTTCTCCATGCTCAGGAGCGCTTCTTCCAGATGGACTTCTTGCGCCGCAAAGCGTCTGGTGAACTGAGCGCTCTGTTTGGCGAGTCTTTTATACAAGCTGATAAGGAAGCCCGGCTACATCAATTCAAGCGCAGTGCTCAACAGGCCTACAATAGGCTTGACGCAGCACATAAGACATTGCTGGATGCGTATGTTGAAGGGGTGAATGCCGGGCTGGATAAGCTCAGTAGCGTGCCTTTCGAATACACGGTGCTCAAAGCAACGCCATCTCCTTGGCAAGCAGAAGACTCTTTTCTGGTCTCGTTTGCCATGTTTATGGAAATGCAGGGGCGTGATTATCACAATGCACTGTACTTAAATAAATTACAGCAAACCTTACCACAGGCCCTGGTCGATTTTCTGGTACCTCTGGGCACCTCATGGGATCAACCCCTGGACGCACAGCACATTGCCTCGGCGCCTATGCCTGATGCGCAGGTGTATTCTCTGGCCCAGTCGGCTCAGGGTGAGCAGCCCGGCCTGGCGTTGCAAGCACATCAACAGTCACTGTACGCATTGACTTTGACGGACACGCCTTCTGTGGCTGGCAGCAACAACTGGGCTGTGTCTGGAGAGAACACCCGCTCCGGAAAGGCGCTGGTTGCCAATGACATGCATTTAAACCTCACCATCCCCAATATCTGGTATCGCATTGAGTATAGCTGGCACGAAGCGGCGCACACTTACAAGCTGACCGGTATCTCCTTGCCCGGATTGCCAATGCTGATCGCCGGCAGTAATCAGCATATTGCCTGGGGATTTACTAACTCCATGGGAGATTGGTCGGACTTATTACGGATCCCAGCGAAGCAGAGCCAGGCGCTGGTCACGCAGGTGACCCATCAGATAGCCGTTAAAGATGCTGCACCGATTGAGTATGTTGTTGACATGACGCCATACGGGCCGGTCGTTGAGCGAGAGGATAATGGCGACTTGCTGGTATTGCGTTGGGTCGCGCATTCCCCTGAAGCGGTCAACCTGGGGCTGCTGGCGGTTGAGCAGGCAAGTAACGTTGCGGCATCGCTACCTTTATTTAATAACGCGCATATGACGCATCTCAATGTGGTGGTGGGTGACGAGCAAGGCAATATTGGTTGGACCATGCTGGGTGCGCTCCCCAATCGTACTCACTCGGTATGGGCCCCCGTTGCCTATGATAACGAACAATATCAATGGTCGGGTTTTCTGGACTCCGCTGACTACCCTAAGCGTGTTAATCCGGAATCCGGGTTTCTGTTTACCGCCAATGCGCGCGTCGTATCCGGCGATGAACTGGATCTCATTGGCCGCGAGAATTATGCACTGGGTGCCAGAGCACATCAAATCCACGATGGCCTCAAGGTCATGCATAAACCGAGCGAAGCGCAGATGCTGCGTACCCAGCTGGATAGCCGGGCGATTTTCCTACAACGCTGGCAGTACTTGCTGCTATCGATCCTCGATGAAGCGTTTATGGAAAAGCACCCCGAGCTGGCTGAGTACCGCGAGATTGTCAATAACTGGAATGGCAAAGCACTCAAAGGATCAACGGGTTACCTGCTGGTGAGAGCATTCAGAACCCAGGTCGCTCGCCGCGTATTTGCTGGCATTTTGCAAGACGTACATGAGCAATACCCCGAGTCGAGTGTCTTTGACTATTTCAGCTTAACCAGCCAGTGGGAAGGCCCGCTATGGAAGCTGGTCAACGAGCAGCCAGAACATCTGCTGAACACGCAGTTTGACTCCTGGCAGGCCCTGTATGCCGACGCCCTGACATTTCTGAACAGCCATTTTAAAAATACCCATGGTGCCGTCGCGCATGCCAAGTGGGGCGACTACAACAAAGTCGCCATTTCTAACCCCGTTGCTGGCAGGCTCCCGTTGATTGGTACTTTTTTCAATGTGCCTGAGTATGGCGCTGATGGTGACATCAATATGCCACTAGTACAGGAACAAGGCTTTGGTGCTTCGATGCGTATGGGCGTGACACCCGGTGAAGAACATAAAGGGTTTTTCCACATGCCAGTAGGACAAGCCTCCAACCCCATGTCGCCCTATTGGCTGGCAGGACATCAAGATTGGCAAGAGGGCGTGTTCTCGTCTTTTCTGCCACAGGAAACCGAGTACTCGCTCAAGCTACTTCCTGCTGAGCGTAAGGAATAA
- a CDS encoding winged helix-turn-helix domain-containing protein, translating to MNGNSVNREIWLEGNQVTVGQFQIDFKKTRLYNIHVAPDQPDHEIRLEPLTMELLCYLVKRRGDYVSQKELLDHVWDGRVVSDNAIRRVVKKLRDALGDDVKSPTYIKTVPSKGYLLIAEVSVAPVTQGNSTDHNPDLAQASGYEYIHKTQKNRLKPLYYLLLISFCCVAGYVYYYALPGEAQVKQVKAVTTMSGEEGWADYHQATDMVIYSHRKEASGFFGLYIKSLSTNVTKRLSAGDANYYSAKFSKSGKKIALQRQKGSHAELVILTLNDTMDVSQEEVIYRYDTLQPNLSWSPDDSALYFSLKKAPDYPNTIFKIDIDSKRLTQITYPDFNPHGDYFSALSPDGLRLGVLRYSNYQRTHLIILELASGKVQSNTVLDFIPSNIVWDESNAGIFLANKSDIQFFDTVKNELTSHLKTPFGLSSIYSTCGDHCLLVGSEDSNTRDIAEVKNPFLQDNIYNLFEYSLSGKEGHPDYLADSNKIVFRYELNNIPQIVTYSTDGKMEALTEFSEHHNISHLAYHHANQSILGILDHQLFILDINSKQIRYITTQLENIQNPSWSNDGRAIYFSRKEGNQFWLIRHTVSSGKSEQLVPNALSAREGTFDQYLYYHQADGQLIKAPLSTPQQGELITNFKPASNTSWHLTKQYVYYTASDGYRFDLIRTDLNSKETERTLLLKHAFYAKFQLHPSEEKLLLLQRAAPSSDLYNVYF from the coding sequence ATGAACGGTAACAGTGTTAACAGAGAAATATGGCTTGAAGGCAATCAGGTGACAGTGGGCCAATTTCAGATTGATTTCAAAAAAACACGCCTCTACAACATTCATGTTGCACCAGATCAACCCGACCATGAAATCCGGTTGGAGCCTTTAACCATGGAGCTTTTGTGCTATCTGGTAAAACGCAGAGGCGACTATGTTAGCCAAAAAGAACTGCTGGACCATGTCTGGGATGGTCGTGTTGTTTCCGACAATGCTATCCGCCGGGTGGTAAAAAAGCTCAGAGATGCACTGGGTGATGACGTCAAGTCACCCACTTACATCAAAACTGTGCCAAGCAAAGGTTACCTACTCATTGCCGAAGTCAGTGTTGCGCCAGTCACGCAAGGTAACAGCACGGATCACAACCCTGATCTTGCTCAGGCCTCGGGTTATGAATATATCCATAAAACGCAAAAAAATAGACTTAAACCACTGTATTATCTACTTTTAATTAGCTTTTGCTGTGTTGCAGGTTATGTTTATTACTACGCTTTACCAGGCGAGGCACAAGTCAAACAAGTTAAAGCCGTCACGACGATGTCTGGAGAGGAAGGTTGGGCGGATTATCACCAGGCAACCGATATGGTGATCTATTCTCACCGTAAAGAGGCGTCTGGTTTTTTTGGTCTGTATATCAAGTCACTCTCAACCAATGTGACAAAAAGGCTAAGCGCGGGCGATGCCAATTATTACTCCGCCAAATTCTCCAAGTCAGGTAAGAAAATTGCGCTACAGAGGCAAAAAGGGAGTCACGCCGAGCTGGTCATTCTGACCTTAAACGACACCATGGATGTGTCTCAGGAAGAAGTCATTTATCGCTATGATACCTTGCAGCCCAACTTGTCCTGGTCACCCGATGACAGTGCACTGTATTTCTCTTTGAAAAAAGCACCAGATTATCCCAACACCATTTTCAAAATAGACATCGACAGCAAGCGCCTGACTCAGATCACCTACCCAGATTTCAACCCACACGGCGATTACTTTTCAGCTTTGTCTCCGGACGGCTTGCGCCTGGGCGTTCTGAGATATTCCAATTATCAGCGTACCCACTTGATCATCTTGGAGCTGGCATCCGGTAAAGTGCAAAGCAATACCGTGCTGGATTTCATCCCCTCAAATATCGTGTGGGATGAAAGCAATGCGGGGATATTCCTGGCTAACAAGAGTGACATCCAGTTCTTTGATACAGTAAAAAATGAACTTACCTCGCACCTGAAAACGCCTTTTGGTTTGTCTTCTATTTACAGCACCTGTGGTGACCACTGTTTGCTGGTCGGGAGTGAGGATAGCAATACGCGGGATATCGCCGAGGTAAAAAACCCATTTTTGCAGGATAATATCTATAACCTGTTTGAATATTCTCTGTCAGGAAAAGAAGGTCACCCGGATTATCTGGCCGACTCGAATAAAATTGTTTTTCGCTATGAACTCAATAACATCCCACAAATCGTGACCTACTCTACGGATGGTAAAATGGAAGCGTTGACCGAGTTTAGCGAGCATCACAATATTAGTCACCTGGCCTACCACCATGCTAACCAATCCATACTGGGGATTCTGGACCACCAGCTGTTTATTTTAGATATCAACAGCAAACAGATCCGTTATATTACGACGCAACTGGAGAACATTCAGAACCCGAGCTGGAGCAATGACGGTCGTGCAATCTACTTTTCACGCAAAGAGGGGAATCAGTTTTGGCTGATCCGCCATACCGTCAGCAGTGGTAAGTCAGAGCAGCTGGTACCCAATGCGTTAAGTGCACGAGAAGGTACATTCGATCAGTATTTGTATTACCATCAGGCTGATGGTCAGCTTATTAAAGCGCCTTTATCAACCCCACAGCAGGGGGAACTAATAACCAACTTCAAGCCGGCTTCTAATACATCCTGGCACTTAACCAAACAATACGTGTATTACACTGCATCGGATGGCTATCGGTTCGACTTGATCCGCACCGACCTCAACAGCAAAGAGACCGAGCGCACCTTGTTGTTGAAACATGCCTTCTATGCCAAGTTTCAGCTCCATCCGAGCGAAGAGAAGCTCTTGCTATTGCAACGCGCGGCACCGAGCTCAGATCTGTATAACGTGTACTTTTAG